The Ancylobacter sp. WKF20 genome contains a region encoding:
- a CDS encoding ABC transporter permease, with translation MAVAALEGGAVTGVDRTSLKTKLRRAERLNRARSFSLVAPLLLFVLAVFALPIGLMLVRAVENTEVREALPKTMLSLQGWDGQATPGEDVFAAFADDLTQTQKDRTTALVGKRINYEVPGARSRFLKAGRLIDAGGGGPWKEKFLANDAEWGSVEFWAIMKRAGATFTPYYLLTSVDLRQDASGAVTRNFADQSIFLDIFYRTIWISFMVTLATLVLGYPVAHLLAILPPKHANMLMILVLLPFTTSILVRTTAWIVLLQSNGVLNDFLLALNITTERVQLIFNRFGTVLAMTHIQLPFTILPIYSVMKSIPASHLRAARSLGAGPLTAFVSVYMPQTLPGVGAGCLLTFILSLGYYITPALVGGPQDQMVSYFVALYTNKEMNWGQASALGAILLMITLVLYAVFNRVVGIDKVKLG, from the coding sequence ATGGCTGTAGCCGCCCTGGAAGGCGGCGCCGTGACCGGCGTCGACCGCACCTCGCTCAAGACCAAGCTGAGACGCGCCGAGCGCCTGAACCGGGCCCGCTCCTTCTCGCTGGTCGCGCCGCTTCTGCTCTTCGTGCTGGCGGTTTTCGCGCTGCCCATCGGCCTGATGCTGGTCCGCGCGGTCGAGAACACCGAAGTGCGCGAGGCGCTTCCCAAGACCATGCTGTCCCTGCAGGGCTGGGACGGGCAGGCGACGCCGGGCGAGGATGTGTTCGCCGCCTTCGCTGACGACCTCACCCAGACCCAGAAGGACCGCACCACCGCGCTCGTCGGCAAGCGCATCAATTACGAGGTGCCGGGCGCGCGCTCGCGCTTCCTCAAGGCCGGCCGGCTGATCGACGCCGGCGGCGGCGGACCGTGGAAAGAGAAGTTCCTCGCCAATGACGCGGAATGGGGCTCGGTCGAGTTCTGGGCGATCATGAAGCGCGCGGGGGCGACCTTCACGCCCTATTACCTGCTCACCTCGGTCGACCTGCGGCAGGACGCGAGCGGCGCCGTGACGCGCAACTTCGCCGACCAGTCGATCTTCCTCGACATCTTCTACCGCACCATCTGGATCAGCTTCATGGTGACGCTGGCCACTCTGGTGCTGGGCTATCCGGTGGCGCACCTCCTGGCGATCCTGCCGCCCAAGCATGCCAATATGCTGATGATCCTGGTGCTGCTGCCCTTCACCACCTCGATCCTGGTGCGCACCACGGCGTGGATCGTGCTCCTGCAGAGCAATGGCGTGCTGAACGACTTCCTGCTGGCGCTCAACATCACCACGGAGCGGGTGCAGCTCATCTTCAACCGCTTCGGCACCGTGCTGGCGATGACGCACATCCAGCTGCCCTTCACCATCCTGCCGATCTATTCGGTGATGAAGTCGATCCCCGCCTCGCATCTGCGCGCCGCGCGCTCGCTTGGCGCCGGTCCGCTCACCGCCTTCGTCTCGGTCTACATGCCGCAGACCCTGCCCGGCGTCGGGGCCGGCTGCCTGCTCACCTTCATCCTCTCGCTCGGCTACTACATCACCCCGGCGCTGGTCGGCGGGCCACAGGACCAGATGGTGAGCTATTTCGTGGCGCTCTACACCAACAAGGAAATGAACTGGGGCCAGGCCTCGGCTCTCGGCGCCATCCTCCTGATGATCACGCTGGTGCTCTATGCGGTGTTCAACCGCGTGGTGGGCATCGACAAGGTGAAACTGGGCTGA
- a CDS encoding FAD-binding oxidoreductase, which yields MAQTIARRPLPRSLYAKTAIPAPETTALPGDVTAKVAIVGAGFTGLSAALHLAEAGVETVVLDASAIGWGASGRNGGQVNPGLKWEPEDLIGTFGADLGGRMVKLGDEAPQLVFDLIAKHGIDCAPQRGGTLRAAISETAATGIRDFQRQWSARGADVVLADAKEMAALTGTGAYRLGAHDRRGGQVNPLGYVRGLAGAALKAGARIFTDTPAVKLTRGTGGWEIATPNGTVRAERVILATNGYSDDLWPGLRRSVVPVFSSITATEPLPAQVRAPIMPNGVVLYEMSSSYVYYRLDDAGRFVMGGRSVLREASAPVDYTALVDHATRLFPVLRAFEWTHRWNGQVAVTWDHLPHLHEPEAGLHIGLGYNGRGVAMATATGRMLARRAAGGGPETLDLPVTRIRPILGHAAWPLAVKTRLKWDRLRETFAH from the coding sequence GTGGCACAGACCATTGCCCGCCGCCCCCTGCCGCGCTCGCTCTATGCGAAGACCGCGATCCCCGCGCCGGAAACCACGGCGCTCCCCGGCGACGTCACCGCGAAGGTGGCGATCGTCGGCGCCGGCTTCACCGGCCTCTCCGCCGCGCTGCACCTCGCGGAAGCGGGCGTGGAGACGGTGGTGCTCGACGCCAGCGCCATTGGCTGGGGCGCCTCCGGCCGCAATGGCGGGCAGGTCAATCCCGGCCTCAAATGGGAGCCGGAGGACCTCATCGGCACGTTCGGCGCCGATCTCGGCGGGCGAATGGTGAAGCTCGGCGACGAGGCGCCGCAGCTGGTCTTCGACCTCATCGCCAAGCACGGCATCGACTGCGCGCCGCAGCGCGGCGGCACGCTGCGCGCGGCAATCTCCGAAACCGCGGCCACCGGCATCCGCGACTTCCAGCGGCAATGGAGCGCGCGCGGGGCCGATGTCGTCCTCGCCGACGCCAAGGAAATGGCGGCGCTCACCGGCACCGGCGCCTATCGGCTCGGCGCGCATGACCGGCGCGGCGGGCAGGTGAACCCGCTCGGCTATGTGCGTGGCCTCGCCGGCGCGGCGCTGAAGGCCGGCGCGCGCATCTTCACCGACACGCCGGCCGTGAAGCTCACGCGCGGGACGGGCGGCTGGGAAATCGCCACGCCGAATGGCACGGTGCGGGCCGAGCGCGTCATCCTCGCCACCAATGGCTATAGCGACGATCTCTGGCCGGGGCTGCGCCGCTCGGTGGTGCCGGTGTTCTCCTCGATCACCGCCACCGAACCGCTGCCGGCGCAGGTGCGCGCGCCGATCATGCCGAACGGCGTGGTGCTCTACGAGATGTCCTCATCCTATGTCTATTACCGCCTCGACGATGCCGGCCGCTTCGTGATGGGCGGGCGCAGCGTGCTGCGCGAGGCGAGCGCGCCGGTGGACTATACCGCGCTGGTCGATCACGCGACGCGGCTGTTCCCGGTGCTCCGGGCGTTCGAGTGGACGCACCGCTGGAACGGGCAGGTCGCCGTGACCTGGGATCACCTGCCGCATCTGCATGAGCCCGAGGCCGGGCTGCATATCGGCCTCGGCTATAATGGCCGCGGCGTCGCCATGGCGACCGCGACGGGCCGGATGCTGGCGCGGCGCGCGGCCGGCGGCGGGCCGGAGACGCTCGATCTGCCGGTCACCCGCATCCGCCCCATCCTCGGCCACGCCGCCTGGCCGCTCGCGGTCAAGACGCGCCTGAAATGGGACCGCCTGCGCGAGACCTTCGCGCACTGA
- a CDS encoding gamma-glutamyltransferase family protein produces the protein MISTRRPEFFGPARPTLFARDAAIATSHPLATAAGLEILQAGGTAMDAALAAVAAQCVVEPAMTGIGGDCFVLYAPAGKPTVAMNGSGRAPMAASVAALKAAGLTTEIPRTSAHAITVPGAISAWMKLHADYGRLPLDQLFARAIDYAETGYPVTQRVAFDWADEAALLAQDPNASAAFLKDGAPYAAGDRHAQPLLGQRLREIAAHGASAFYEGKVAESLVAYLQSLGGLHTLDDFAAMKDGAFYTTPISTEFRGYTVEECPPNGQGLFALLLMNILAEFDLGPDVSLADRIHLHAEATKIAYHNRDALLADPAAMTVPVAELLSKETAKRLAAQIDIARARPPALWDEPEHKDTVYVCAVDRDGNMVSFINSIFHAYGSTRIDPQTGVLLHSRGASFRLIEGHPNAIAPGKRPLHTIIPGLLRRNGEAVGVFGVMGGHYQSAGQAALLSGLFDRGLDPQSAIDAPRSFGFDGTLEVEPVVPEEVRVDLASRGHTVKLAVEGIGGGQIIVRDPATGFLMAGSDPRKDGCALGF, from the coding sequence GTGATCTCGACCCGCCGCCCGGAATTTTTCGGCCCCGCGCGCCCGACCCTGTTCGCGCGCGACGCTGCAATTGCCACCTCGCATCCGCTCGCGACCGCGGCGGGGCTGGAGATCCTGCAGGCGGGCGGCACCGCCATGGATGCCGCGCTGGCGGCGGTGGCGGCGCAGTGCGTGGTCGAGCCGGCGATGACCGGCATTGGCGGCGACTGCTTCGTGCTCTACGCCCCCGCCGGCAAGCCGACCGTCGCGATGAACGGCAGCGGGCGCGCGCCGATGGCCGCGAGCGTCGCCGCGCTGAAGGCGGCCGGGCTCACCACCGAAATTCCCCGCACCAGCGCCCATGCCATCACCGTGCCCGGCGCCATCTCAGCCTGGATGAAGCTGCACGCCGATTATGGCCGGCTGCCGCTCGACCAGCTTTTCGCCCGCGCCATCGACTATGCCGAGACCGGCTACCCGGTGACCCAGCGCGTCGCCTTCGACTGGGCGGACGAGGCCGCGCTGCTGGCGCAGGATCCCAATGCCAGCGCCGCCTTCCTGAAGGACGGCGCCCCCTATGCGGCGGGCGACCGGCACGCCCAGCCGCTGCTCGGCCAGCGCCTGCGCGAAATCGCCGCCCATGGCGCGAGCGCCTTCTATGAGGGCAAGGTGGCCGAATCGCTGGTGGCTTATCTCCAGAGCCTCGGCGGGCTGCACACGCTCGACGATTTCGCGGCGATGAAGGACGGCGCGTTCTACACCACGCCGATCTCCACCGAGTTCCGGGGCTATACGGTCGAGGAATGCCCGCCGAACGGGCAGGGGCTGTTCGCGCTGCTCTTGATGAACATCCTCGCCGAGTTCGACCTCGGCCCGGATGTGTCGCTGGCCGACCGCATCCACCTCCATGCCGAGGCGACCAAGATCGCCTATCACAACCGCGACGCGCTGCTGGCCGACCCCGCCGCCATGACCGTGCCGGTGGCGGAGCTGCTGTCGAAGGAGACGGCCAAGCGCCTCGCCGCGCAGATCGACATCGCCCGCGCCCGCCCGCCGGCGCTGTGGGACGAGCCCGAGCACAAGGACACGGTCTATGTCTGCGCGGTCGACCGCGACGGCAACATGGTGTCCTTCATCAACTCGATCTTCCACGCCTATGGCTCGACCCGGATCGACCCGCAGACCGGCGTGCTGCTGCATTCGCGCGGCGCCTCGTTCCGGCTGATCGAGGGGCACCCGAACGCCATCGCGCCGGGCAAGCGCCCGCTGCACACCATCATCCCCGGCCTACTGCGCCGGAATGGCGAGGCGGTTGGCGTGTTCGGGGTGATGGGCGGGCACTACCAGTCCGCCGGGCAGGCGGCGCTGCTGTCGGGCCTGTTCGACCGGGGGCTCGACCCGCAGAGCGCGATCGACGCGCCGCGCTCCTTCGGCTTTGACGGCACGCTCGAGGTGGAACCCGTCGTGCCGGAGGAGGTCCGCGTCGACCTCGCTTCGCGCGGCCACACGGTGAAGCTCGCGGTGGAAGGCATTGGCGGCGGGCAGATCATCGTCCGCGATCCCGCCACCGGCTTCCTGATGGCCGGCTCCGACCCCCGCAAGGATGGCTGCGCGCTCGGCTTCTGA
- a CDS encoding FAD-binding oxidoreductase: MGPQVVPVASDPVVPTTADVVIVGGGIIGTTSALYLAERGLKVVLCEKGHIAGEQSSRNWGWCRQAKRDPREFELIREALRLWRGMDEHIGAPTGFTTTGILFAANDAKKEASFESWVREAAPAGITAQMLTAAEIARVMPGDTAPPKAALWCDSDGRAEPQKAAPAIAEAARRKGAVILTDCAVRGIETGGGRVIAAITERGRIVTSNIVVAGGAWTRRILKDVGIDLPQLKVRASVMRTSPVPGGPVPALWDHDFAMRRREDGGYTIANGHVNVVPIVPDSFRFCLDFLPALQMEFASLRLRLDSRFLTEWSEAGARPFDQPSVYEAARVLDPAPDEGYLNQAFAALKRRFPMFGEARMVQSWAGFIDATPDAVPVISPAEGVSGLVVATGFSGHGFGIGPGAGHLVADIVTDMAPIADPRPYRLSRFFDGSRPRPMAGL, encoded by the coding sequence ATGGGCCCCCAGGTCGTCCCCGTCGCTTCCGATCCCGTCGTCCCCACCACCGCCGATGTCGTCATTGTCGGCGGCGGCATTATCGGCACCACCAGCGCGCTCTATCTCGCCGAACGCGGCCTCAAGGTCGTGCTGTGCGAGAAGGGCCACATTGCCGGCGAGCAATCGAGCCGCAACTGGGGCTGGTGCCGCCAGGCCAAGCGCGACCCGCGCGAATTCGAACTGATCCGCGAGGCGCTGCGCCTCTGGCGCGGCATGGACGAACATATCGGCGCGCCGACCGGCTTCACCACCACCGGCATTCTGTTCGCCGCCAATGACGCCAAGAAGGAAGCTTCCTTCGAGAGCTGGGTGCGCGAGGCCGCGCCCGCCGGCATCACGGCGCAGATGCTCACGGCCGCCGAGATCGCCCGCGTCATGCCCGGCGACACGGCCCCGCCCAAGGCGGCGCTGTGGTGCGATTCGGACGGGCGCGCCGAGCCGCAAAAGGCCGCCCCCGCCATTGCCGAGGCGGCGCGCCGCAAGGGCGCGGTGATCCTCACCGATTGCGCGGTGCGCGGCATCGAGACCGGCGGCGGCCGGGTCATCGCCGCCATCACCGAGCGCGGGCGCATCGTCACCTCGAACATCGTGGTGGCCGGCGGCGCCTGGACGCGGCGCATCCTCAAGGATGTCGGCATCGACCTGCCGCAGCTCAAGGTGCGCGCCAGCGTGATGCGCACCTCGCCCGTGCCGGGCGGCCCGGTTCCGGCGCTGTGGGACCACGACTTTGCCATGCGCCGGCGTGAGGATGGCGGCTACACCATCGCCAATGGCCATGTGAATGTCGTTCCCATCGTGCCGGACAGCTTCCGCTTCTGCCTGGATTTCCTGCCGGCGCTGCAGATGGAATTCGCCTCGCTGCGCCTGCGCCTCGATTCACGCTTCCTCACCGAATGGAGCGAGGCGGGCGCGCGCCCCTTCGACCAGCCCTCGGTCTATGAGGCCGCGCGCGTGCTCGATCCGGCGCCCGACGAGGGCTATCTCAATCAGGCCTTCGCCGCGCTCAAGCGCCGCTTCCCGATGTTCGGCGAGGCGCGCATGGTGCAGAGCTGGGCCGGCTTCATCGACGCCACGCCCGATGCCGTGCCGGTCATCTCGCCGGCCGAGGGCGTCAGCGGCCTCGTCGTCGCCACCGGCTTTTCCGGCCATGGCTTCGGCATCGGGCCGGGTGCCGGCCATCTCGTGGCGGACATCGTCACCGACATGGCGCCGATCGCCGATCCGCGCCCCTACCGGCTGTCGCGCTTCTTCGACGGCTCGCGCCCGCGTCCCATGGCGGGGCTCTGA
- a CDS encoding ABC transporter ATP-binding protein, whose product MRLPVSANDSFVEFAGVQKTYDGEVLVVKDLSLRIRRGEFLTLLGPSGSGKTTTLMMLAGFETPTSGDIILDGNRIDALPPEKRDIGMVFQNYALFPHMSVAQNVGYPLKVRGLPKAEIAERVAKALGMVELGAFASRMPGQLSGGQQQRVALARALVFEPKLVLMDEPLGALDKQLREHMQMEIRHLHERLGITVVYVTHDQSEALTMSDRVAVFNAGIIQQVAPPSELYESPSNSFVAQFIGENNRLPGRIEAASGDVCTVVLGNGDTVTATLTTAAGVGDKCLLSIRPERVKIAPAEGVVDNRFEAEIAEIIYLGDHVRVRCRLDSGAEVVVKVSNVEDRPVLDIGSRIPLGWRAQDCRALDAA is encoded by the coding sequence CAACGATAGCTTTGTCGAATTTGCCGGCGTTCAGAAGACCTATGACGGTGAGGTTCTTGTCGTTAAGGATCTCAGCCTGCGCATCCGGCGCGGGGAATTCCTGACCCTTCTCGGGCCCTCCGGCTCGGGCAAGACCACCACGCTGATGATGCTGGCCGGCTTCGAGACGCCGACCTCCGGCGACATCATTCTCGATGGCAACCGCATCGACGCGCTTCCCCCGGAAAAGCGCGACATCGGCATGGTCTTCCAGAACTATGCCCTCTTCCCCCATATGAGCGTGGCGCAGAATGTTGGCTACCCGCTCAAGGTGCGCGGCCTGCCCAAGGCCGAGATCGCCGAGCGCGTGGCCAAGGCGCTGGGCATGGTGGAACTGGGCGCCTTCGCCAGCCGCATGCCCGGCCAGCTCTCCGGCGGCCAGCAGCAGCGCGTCGCGCTTGCCCGCGCGCTCGTCTTCGAGCCGAAGCTGGTGCTGATGGACGAGCCGCTCGGCGCGCTCGACAAGCAGCTGCGCGAGCATATGCAGATGGAGATCCGCCATCTGCATGAGCGGCTCGGCATCACCGTGGTCTATGTCACGCACGACCAGAGCGAGGCGCTGACCATGTCCGACCGGGTGGCGGTGTTCAATGCCGGCATCATCCAGCAGGTCGCCCCGCCCTCCGAGCTTTATGAAAGCCCGTCCAACTCCTTCGTGGCGCAGTTCATCGGCGAGAATAATCGCCTGCCGGGCCGCATCGAGGCCGCCAGCGGCGATGTCTGCACGGTGGTGCTGGGCAATGGCGACACGGTCACCGCGACGCTGACTACCGCCGCCGGCGTCGGCGATAAATGCCTGCTCTCCATTCGCCCCGAGCGGGTGAAGATCGCCCCCGCCGAGGGTGTGGTCGACAACCGCTTCGAGGCTGAAATCGCCGAGATCATCTATCTCGGCGACCATGTCCGCGTGCGCTGCCGTCTCGACAGCGGCGCCGAGGTCGTCGTCAAGGTCAGCAATGTCGAGGACCGGCCGGTGCTCGACATCGGCTCCCGCATACCGCTCGGCTGGCGCGCGCAGGACTGCCGCGCCCTCGACGCGGCCTGA
- a CDS encoding ABC transporter substrate-binding protein, producing the protein MTLSALALSASCGAAFAADSLTITSWGGAYQKSQEEAYYKPFTAKTGVKITQEEYNGEAARIRAMVESGNTTWDAIDVDAATAQQGCDEGFLTPIDYSKFGGKEAFVKGSTFECGIPTIIYSTIYAYDADKIKDGPKTIGDLFDTKKWPGKRALQKTPFGNLEFALMAEGVPADKVYATLKTKEGVDKAFKKLDTIKKDIVWWEAGAQPPQLLASGEVVMATAWNGRIFNANKVDKKNFKIVWDGQLMDYDLWAIPKGVKDLDAVYKFIEFASSPEAQAEQTKYISYGPALLAATPKIAPDILKDLPTAPENSKTALANDPVFWGDNKEELLKRFNTWVAQ; encoded by the coding sequence ATGACCCTGTCCGCGCTCGCGCTTTCCGCGAGCTGCGGCGCCGCCTTCGCGGCCGACAGCCTGACCATCACCTCCTGGGGCGGCGCCTACCAGAAGAGCCAGGAAGAGGCCTATTACAAGCCCTTCACCGCCAAGACCGGCGTGAAGATCACCCAGGAAGAGTACAATGGCGAGGCGGCCCGCATCCGCGCCATGGTCGAATCCGGCAACACCACCTGGGATGCCATCGACGTCGACGCCGCGACCGCGCAGCAGGGCTGCGACGAGGGCTTCCTGACGCCGATCGACTATTCGAAGTTCGGTGGCAAGGAAGCCTTCGTGAAGGGCTCCACCTTCGAGTGCGGCATCCCGACGATCATCTACTCGACGATCTACGCGTATGACGCGGACAAGATCAAGGATGGCCCGAAGACCATTGGCGACCTGTTCGACACCAAGAAGTGGCCGGGCAAGCGCGCGCTGCAGAAGACCCCCTTCGGCAACCTCGAATTCGCGCTGATGGCCGAAGGCGTGCCGGCCGACAAGGTCTACGCCACGCTGAAGACCAAGGAAGGCGTCGACAAGGCGTTCAAGAAGCTCGACACCATCAAGAAGGACATCGTGTGGTGGGAGGCCGGCGCCCAGCCGCCGCAGCTGCTCGCCTCGGGTGAAGTCGTGATGGCGACCGCCTGGAACGGCCGTATCTTCAACGCCAACAAGGTCGACAAGAAGAACTTCAAGATCGTCTGGGACGGCCAGCTGATGGACTACGACCTCTGGGCGATCCCGAAGGGCGTGAAGGACCTCGACGCGGTCTACAAGTTCATCGAGTTCGCCTCGAGCCCGGAAGCCCAGGCCGAGCAGACCAAGTACATCTCCTATGGCCCGGCGCTGCTCGCCGCCACGCCGAAGATCGCGCCGGACATCCTGAAGGATCTGCCGACCGCGCCGGAGAACTCCAAGACCGCGCTCGCCAACGACCCGGTCTTCTGGGGTGACAACAAGGAAGAGCTGCTGAAGCGCTTCAACACCTGGGTTGCTCAGTGA
- a CDS encoding ABC transporter permease has product MLAPAYATPREKLSYLIFAVYCTLVFLFLVGPILVIMPLSFSSEPWFTYPLPGLSLRWYEDFFFNERWRVALYNSAFVAFFSTLIATGLGTLAALGLSRGNVPFAGLILSILISPMIVPVVIVAVAMFFGFAAVGLNNTYLGLILAHAILGTPFVVITVTATLTGFDRSLTRAAASLGASPWTAFRTVTLPLIAPGVTSGALFAFVTSWDEVVVALFLSSPDQRTLPRQMFSGIREQISPTITAAATFLVVFAALLMMTLELLRRRSERLRGTPA; this is encoded by the coding sequence ATGCTTGCACCCGCCTACGCCACCCCGCGCGAGAAGCTGTCCTACCTGATCTTCGCCGTGTACTGCACGCTGGTCTTCCTGTTCCTGGTCGGGCCGATCCTCGTCATCATGCCGCTCTCCTTCTCGAGCGAGCCATGGTTCACCTACCCGCTGCCGGGGCTGAGTCTGCGCTGGTATGAGGACTTCTTCTTCAACGAGCGCTGGCGGGTGGCGCTCTATAACAGCGCCTTCGTCGCCTTCTTCTCGACGCTGATCGCCACCGGCCTCGGCACGCTCGCCGCGCTCGGCCTGTCGCGCGGCAACGTGCCCTTCGCCGGGCTGATCCTGTCGATCCTGATCTCGCCGATGATCGTGCCGGTGGTGATCGTGGCGGTGGCGATGTTCTTCGGCTTCGCGGCGGTGGGGCTGAACAACACCTATCTCGGGCTGATCCTCGCCCATGCCATTCTCGGCACGCCCTTCGTCGTCATCACGGTGACGGCGACGCTGACCGGCTTCGACCGCTCGCTCACCCGCGCCGCCGCCTCGCTCGGCGCCTCGCCCTGGACCGCGTTTCGCACCGTGACCCTGCCGCTGATCGCGCCGGGCGTGACCTCGGGCGCGCTGTTCGCCTTCGTCACCTCCTGGGATGAGGTGGTGGTGGCGCTGTTCCTGTCGAGCCCGGACCAGCGCACCTTGCCGCGCCAGATGTTCTCCGGCATCCGCGAGCAGATCTCGCCGACCATCACCGCAGCGGCGACCTTCCTCGTCGTCTTCGCCGCGCTCCTGATGATGACGCTGGAACTGCTGCGCCGCCGCTCCGAGCGCCTGCGCGGCACGCCGGCCTGA